The DNA segment TATAAAAATTGCACAAAAACGGTGAAATATAGAGAATGGATTCCGATCCAAAAATATTTGCCCATTATTAACCATGTGCTGGCCTTCGACTTAACACGTGACCTGAGTCCTAAATGATTGTTGCTGATAAGGTGCAAAGTAAAAGTCCAGGTTGAGGTATTCCATGTAGTGCGCAAATTGTCCCGGTTGTGCTCACAAGGTGGCGCACTCCTCGCAGTGGTTGAGGTACCGGGCAGCGTCGTCCTCGCTAAAAGTGGCCAAGCAGCGCGGGCATTGCAGATCCGACGGGGCGTCGTCGTGCCGTAGCGCCGACGGCACCGCATCAGAGGGAGCCGACTGACGTTGCATGTTGACCCTTGCCCCCGCACGGTCCCCAGCGTCCCGATGGTGGCGCCGCGACGTCGATGACGTGCGATGGCCGATGTGCACATGACACACGGGGGCCTGCCTGGTTTCCCGGCTAGCTCCCTGCTAAAGAGATTGAGTAGCCGTTAGCATGTTGCGTGACACAGGAGAATTGATAACTGTGCAAAAATAACCTCATGATAATTCTGAGAAGAAAAATATTCCCGAAAAGTCCAGTTTCAGTGAtggaaaatcattttaaaaaaatcattgttaGCTTCTGTTCACCTGTTTGTGTAGTTGCTGTTTCAAGTGACAAATTTGCTCCTTGAGATCTTGAATCCGTCCCTGCGCtcgctcccggtcggcccgctcCGATTTAAAATCCTCCGTGTAGATGAGTACCTAAAGAatcaagcaaaaacaaaaatggatttttaattttatttatttttaaaaacgccTGCACTCCAAAAATGATTCTATCGAAAGGTGAGGTAGCACCGACCTGCTGTTCCAGTGTCTGGATGCGTTCCCGGTCTTTCTTGCCGGCTTTCTGGGCTTCTCCTCGCAGCCTGGTGCACTCGCTCAGTTTGTCCTCCAGCAAGCCGTTGAGTCGGCAGATCTCTTGACGGAGCAAGGCGGCGCTAGCCGAGGCTAGCGAAGGAACTAGCGGGGTCCCCGTCATGCTCTTGAGGCGCTGGCACAGTCCTCGGATGTAGTCCTCCCTGCTGGAGTCGTACTTCTGCCACTGCGAGTTCAGACCTTGGACCTGCGACCACACGTCAGTTGGACGGTGTTCCGCtctgaagagttttttttttacgagtttTTATTCTTACGTAGGCAACACGCTGCTTCAGCTGCTGATTCTCCTTCTCAAGTTGTTGGGAGTTCCTACATCTGTCTGGCGTCTCAGGCGGCTGTATGGAAATAAGGGATGGAATTTATAGAGCGATTGTTTCTTGTTATTACGGTTGGCAAACTATAGGGGGCGCCCACCTGCGTTGCAGCTTGGTCGCCCGCTTGCGCCTCGCCCGCCTTGCTCTTCTCCAGCTTGGCCATCAGCTGGCGGCACACCTGGACGGTGGCACCCAGCTGGCCCCGCAGCTGATCGGCCTCCTCAGCCAGCGACGTGCACAATACGGCCCTGGTGGCCTCGGTGGAGCGCAGCCTCTGCAGCTCCAGCTCCTTTTCGAGTTCCCCGTTCAATTCCTTGCAGCTCTTTGCGCCGCACTTGACGTTCTCCAGCTCCTCATCTTTCTGACGTAGTTGCTCGCTCAGCCTCTGGATCTCCTGGAAAGAGCTCTTGTGATCACTATGTAGCCAGtgagtcagttttttttttaaaacatttttgagaaagagaaaaagcaagattgcttGCATTGTGAAAATTTGCATTGAAATCAAAGTACAGACTTTTTTTCTCGCCATTTTTAACGATTCAAACTTTTGGGTTCACATTTTAGTtcgaattatgattttttttctaattgacAAGATTGCCTAAAACTATTGCCTGCTTAGAGAGAAATGAAAATGTTATTTTGACAATCATGACCCTCCAAAGTTCTCCAGCGACCCAGTTCGGGAACCCAATCCACAGTTTGAAAAACCCTGCGTCAGTCATCCTAAACCCGTAAAAACTAAATAGCATGAATGAAGAAAATCTAAATGTCTACCTCTTCTTGTCTGACCATTTTCAAATCCGTCTCCACGCTCTTCTGCTTCATCTTGTAGATTTCTTTGCACAAACTCTCCAGCAGAGACTTGGACGGCCCTACCACCAGCGTCGGTTTGTCGCCCACCGCCATGCAAATCCTTTCGTGGCCGGCCAGCCTCAACTTGAGCTCGGCTATGATGTTGTCCTTGATCGCCAGCTGCTTTGCGAGGAGCTCCATCTCCTGTCGGCTCTCGTGGTACAGCGTGTTGAGCGTGCTGTAGCTCCGTTTCTTGTCAGCGTCGGCTGggtccatttttttcttcttggctTCTGTTAAGTTTTACTAAGCCACCATTTGACGGTTTCCCGAGCCGTGTTTCCCTTCGAATTGAGCCGAGGAAGACGCACTGTTGATAGGGCGGTGCGTCTTCACGCTGTCGACGATAATATAACCGAGCGGGGGATTTCCTGGGGAACTTCCCTTGGAATTTTGGAGATTCGTCAAAGTGAGCACTGTGTACCCTTGCAGACTCACCGTCTCCGAGCGACATGATGAGACAAATTGTCAATTTGTTCTGTTTGATTTCTTTAAATGATCCCCCCTAAAAAGAAATAGAAGATAATCGTGAAAAATTGAAGTGCTGGTGGTGCGTTCAAGGACTGTGGGAAGTCCATCGATTTCAAATCGAATTCAATTAACCTCCGACGAATTGAATATGAATGTTTGTGTAGATGTTTATAAAATGACTCAAATATCTGCGCTGATGTTGACTCATGGGTGTTTGGCAACAATTTTGAATAGAACATTGCAAATCGCCGTAAGCCAGTGTAGTTTACAGGGTTTCTACACTTACACTTAAACGCGGCATCACAACGAATTCCCCTGCAGTTCCGACAAATacaacctgtttttgtattgtcATTCAATGCATCATGTTGATAAACACGGGTTTGCCAATCAAGAGTTGCAGAGAATCAGAAATAATTCCCATTTACCGGtacatgaacaaaaaaaatatgaaatggtGTTTTAAAAATGTCCGTCTTAACGGTTCCCCACATGTCTGGCAACACCGTACCGATGAATTTCCCTGTTGTGTTTTATTCTGATTTTAGTCATTCATTTGGtaatttaaaaattattttcctCACCTGTACACGaaacccccccccatataaatcAGGTTTCAGTTTATATGaattgcaaataaataaatactgaataaatgtatgaaaacaaaaataattgaattaTTTCATGCAAAATGTACAGTATTGTACATAACACACAACTGATCTGCAATCAACAAATGTAATCTTCTCGAAATGTACCTAATGTGATGAATTAAACAAAAGTTTCGTAATTGTTTTTGACGCGTACCTGCTGCAATAATCCGCCTGACCTGTAGATGGCAGTCAATTAACTTTACACAACCGGAAAAGACTTTTTCAACGGAAAGTGTCGTCCGCATTTCGTTACCCGAATGGTCGGAGCTTTGGCGAAAACTCAAAGTTGTACATAAAGGATTCCTTAGCTCACTTATCTTGATATTGCTTTGCATAACGTCGAGCACAGGGGCGGGGATTCCCTTTTCTCCGCTTGCTGAGTGagtaaaaatatttaattggggCAAATCGTCTATGCTAGCTTGTTAGCAACTCGAAGCTAGCGTCATTTTGCCATCGCTTGTTTACAGCCGAGATCCCCTAAACGAATTTTTGTTCCGAATTTGTTTTCACAGAGGAAATAACAatgggctcatccaagaaacatAAGGAAAAGAGTCGCGACAGGGAAGCCGAGGACCGCCGTCGCGAGCACAAGAAACACCGCCGTAAGGAGCGCGACAGAGACGCATCGGACCGAGATGGTGCTCGGGAGAAAGAGAGACGAAAGCGATCCGCGTCCAGAGACAGGAGCGGACGCGACAGCCGCAGCAAAACCGAGAGGAGCGGCGGGGAGCCACGCATCAAGAAGGAGAAAATTGATAAGGCGTATGAGGAGGGAAACGGTGAGGTGCAAGCTCAGTCCGCCAGTGGAGATGCATCTCTTAGCATTGACGAGACCAACAAGCTCCGAGCCAAGCTGGGCCTGAAACCTCTAGAGATGAATGACACCAAGAAGGAACTTGGCACCAAAGAGGAGCCACTTGTGGCGGAGACCATCAACCCTGCGCTCATCCAAAAGCAGAAAGAGATGAAGGAGAAGCTGGCTGCCATGAAGGAGAAGCGCCTGCTCAACCAGAAGCTTGGTAAAGTCAAGACCCTGGCTGAGGATGACTGGCTGGAGGACACCGCCGCTTGGGTGGAGAAGAACCGCCTGGCGGCAAAGGAGAAAGAGATGGCGGAGAAGAGAGCCAAACTCCTCGAGGAGATGGATCAGGAGTTTGGCGTTAGCACCCTGGTGGAGGAGGAGTTTGGACAAAGACGGAAAAACAGCGCATACACAGCGCGGGATCTGAAAGGTCTTAAAGTGCAGCACAAAGTGGACTCCTTCGGCGAGGGCCAGACGGTCATCCTCACGCTACAAGACAAAGGcgtgctggaggaggaggaagacgtgCTGGAGAACGTTGGGCTGGTGGACAAGGAGAAGGCGGACAAGAATGTggagctgaagaagaagaagcccgACTACAAGCCTTACGAGGAGGACGAGAGCGTGGAGGACATGCTGACGTTCAAGTCGCGCGCCGTGCTGTCCAAGTACGACGAGGAGATCGAtggggagaaaaagaaaagcttCCGTTTGCAGACGGGCGGCGTGGCCGACGGCGAGCGGGAGCGAGAGCTGCAGGCCATGCGGGAGACGCTCCACAGCCAGGCGCAGTCGTTGGAGATGCCCTCGCTCATGATTGCGTCCGAGTACTACTCTCCTCAGGAGATGGTGGGATTCAAAAAGACCAAGCGGCGTGTGAGGAAAATCCGGAAGAAGGAGAAGACGACGGTGGCGGACCTTTTGCTCCTGGACGAGTCGCGCAAGACGGACTTTGGCTCCAGGACGCGCGGGCGCGGACGCAAAGGGGAATACGAAGAGGACGCAGAGAACGACGGCAGTTGGCCACACGAGACAGCGGCGACAACGGTGGTGACGGATCAGTCGGACGACATCCGTACGGCGGAAATGGACATCAGCGACGACGAGGACTTCGCGCCGCCCGAGCCTAGCGTCATTGAGGAGGACGAGGCCGAGCAGGAGCTGCAGAAACAGCTGGAGAAGCAGAGGAAGCTGCGGCAGAAGCGGCTCCTCAAGGACTCCGGCGAGAAGATCGCCGAGCGGGTGAAACGGCTCTCCAAAGACGAGAGCGTCGACGACGCCGAGAAGCGCAGCAACATTGTCTTCAATGCCACCTCCGAGTTCTGCCGGACCTTGGGGGACATTCCCACCTACGGCCTGTCGGGCAACCGGGAGGACCAAGAGGACATGATGGACTTTGAGCAAGAGGAggagagggaaggtgccggcgaTTCCAACTCGGACGCCGAGGACAACGTGGGCTGGAGCAGCGTCAACCTGGACGAGGAGCAGAAGCACCCCGACTTCGCCACGGCCTCCGCCACCATCCTGGACGAAGAGCCCATCGTCAACTCGGGCCTGGCCGCCGCCTTGCACCTGTGCAAGAACAAAGGACTGTTGGAGACGGAGATGCAAAAAGTGGCCCGCGTCAAAGCCACCAAGGGCGCCCTGCCCAACGACAACTACTGCATCGAGGACAAGATGGGCTTCGACGACAAGTACAGCCGGCGCGAGGAGTACCGCGGCTTCACGCAGGACTTCAAGGACAAGGACGGCTACAAACCCGACGTCAAGATCGAGTACGTGGACGAGTCGGGCCGCAAGCTGACGCCCAAGGAGGCCTTCCGGCAGCTGTCGCACAGGTTCCACGGCAAGGGCTCGGGCAAGATGAAGACGGAGCGCCGCATGAagaagctggaggaggaggcgcTGCTCAAGAAGATGAGCAGCAGTGACACGCCGCTGGGCACGGTGGCGCTGCTTCAGGAGAAGCAGAAGTCGCAGAAAACACCCTACATCGTGCTCAGCGGAAGCGGCAAGAGCATGAACGCCAACACCATCACCAAATagatagttgttgtttttttttccccacacacaCCTAGTACTTGTGTTTTACAGTCATTGCTACAGATCTAAAATGGTTGTAGGTGTGCTAGTTAGTCAATAAAATGTAgacaatgattgttttttttccttctttatttCTTGGTCACGTACATGCTACTTAAAATTGAACTGAACTTCAACTGTTGTAAAGAACTTTGGAAATGATTTAGAAACAATGTTTAAAAATCCTTGGACTGTCACACTCAACAATAAATGattgcagacatttttttttttcagattcctTAGAAAGATATTTGCCAGCAAATTTTACTTTTGCCAATTTTCTGACATGCAAAAAATACCTGCAACTGAATCATATATGTCTTATTAAAATCCATGAATAGAAGTAGCAGCTTTGGTAAGCAATAGTGTCGACACGATGACATCACTGCACACGTTTGGTGAAAGAAAATGGATGTTACGGTAAGTAAAATAGCGTTGACATAAAAATATTTGTAGAAAATATCCTGCATGTAGTGAATGTTGATATAAATAATCTAAACTGACATTTTGGACTTGTCCTCGTGGAATTCGATTGACATTTGCattatgaaaatgaaattttcagttttattttttcgTTACTAGCTAGTGGTTAATACACACCGTCCGTTCACGAATAACTTTAATGtttcattattttaaaaatataattttataaTTGTCAAACATTTTACGTGACGTTTGTGGGCGGAACCAAAGTTTGATAGTTGACTTCTCTTGACTGCAAAATCTGTCAACAatctaagcaaaaaaaatatatatctgccCCATAAAAAGTTGCCATATAAATAACATTCCACATTACATAATTTAAAATACAACGTAATTGTTTACAATTTGTATAATTTAGGAAAGGTGGCTGTTGTCCGTCTGACGTGTCCGGCCGGGATGGATgaccacttccggtctagctagcAAGCTTAGAGTGGCGGCGAGAGTTTAAGGAGATTTTCATGCCTTGAATTGGCTTCCTGCTCTTTTCAGGTAACTGGTTATTGCTCCACGCTACACAACAGCTCTATTTACAATATTAGATTATGTTGCCAGCCAAGTTGTTTCCATTAaaatgtggtaaaaaaaaaagtttccggtGAAAAGACGTTAGCTCGCCACCGGCGACTGGCTGCCCTCAGCTGACAgctcgcacacaaacacacgcgcaaCTGTGTGTTATAAGTTAAATACTTGACAGTTGCTTGAGTGTTAAAACAAATTTAATATAATCAATACCGCTTTGAATGTCAATTTGTCCAACCATTTTACCCGGCTTGTCATAATGATGACGAGAGGAGCTTATGTTTACTTGTGTGTTATCACAGGGCGTCATATGTTGCGTATTAGTCACTTTATTACATTTCCCTCTAAACcttttttattgaataaaatCTCATCAATTAAAGTTAAGATTTCAAATGTAGAGATCCAGGTCAGTGTTAGGGTTTCAAGTTTTTCTATGTGTTTATTTTGATGTGTCTTGGGAAGCCATGTTCTTGCTTTCccgtcttccttccttccttccgcccATTATTTTTAAGTACATTTATGTATAGTCAATAAACCTCACCTACTTTTGGTCTGTTATGTCAATAAGCTTTACCATTTTCTCCCTCCAGGCTGCTGTGATGTCATCTTCAGAGTCCAAGCCCCCCACTCCGACCCTGGGAGACTCGTACAAGGGCTGGCTCTTCAAGTGGACCAACTACATTAAAGGTTACCAAAGACGCTGGTTCGTCCTTAACAATGGGCTGCTCTCATATTACCGGTAAATATCCTTTGCCATCACCTTGAAATGAGACATTTAAATGTTACAAAAATAGTTCAACGAATGTCATAGTGCTCTTACATCCGATGATGAGATCAACAAGGATCTTGTTCGCAGGAGCCAAGCCG comes from the Syngnathus scovelli strain Florida chromosome 5, RoL_Ssco_1.2, whole genome shotgun sequence genome and includes:
- the sart1 gene encoding U4/U6.U5 tri-snRNP-associated protein 1 — encoded protein: MGSSKKHKEKSRDREAEDRRREHKKHRRKERDRDASDRDGAREKERRKRSASRDRSGRDSRSKTERSGGEPRIKKEKIDKAYEEGNGEVQAQSASGDASLSIDETNKLRAKLGLKPLEMNDTKKELGTKEEPLVAETINPALIQKQKEMKEKLAAMKEKRLLNQKLGKVKTLAEDDWLEDTAAWVEKNRLAAKEKEMAEKRAKLLEEMDQEFGVSTLVEEEFGQRRKNSAYTARDLKGLKVQHKVDSFGEGQTVILTLQDKGVLEEEEDVLENVGLVDKEKADKNVELKKKKPDYKPYEEDESVEDMLTFKSRAVLSKYDEEIDGEKKKSFRLQTGGVADGERERELQAMRETLHSQAQSLEMPSLMIASEYYSPQEMVGFKKTKRRVRKIRKKEKTTVADLLLLDESRKTDFGSRTRGRGRKGEYEEDAENDGSWPHETAATTVVTDQSDDIRTAEMDISDDEDFAPPEPSVIEEDEAEQELQKQLEKQRKLRQKRLLKDSGEKIAERVKRLSKDESVDDAEKRSNIVFNATSEFCRTLGDIPTYGLSGNREDQEDMMDFEQEEEREGAGDSNSDAEDNVGWSSVNLDEEQKHPDFATASATILDEEPIVNSGLAAALHLCKNKGLLETEMQKVARVKATKGALPNDNYCIEDKMGFDDKYSRREEYRGFTQDFKDKDGYKPDVKIEYVDESGRKLTPKEAFRQLSHRFHGKGSGKMKTERRMKKLEEEALLKKMSSSDTPLGTVALLQEKQKSQKTPYIVLSGSGKSMNANTITK
- the tnip2 gene encoding TNFAIP3-interacting protein 2 isoform X2, coding for MDPADADKKRSYSTLNTLYHESRQEMELLAKQLAIKDNIIAELKLRLAGHERICMAVGDKPTLVVGPSKSLLESLCKEIYKMKQKSVETDLKMVRQEEEIQRLSEQLRQKDEELENVKCGAKSCKELNGELEKELELQRLRSTEATRAVLCTSLAEEADQLRGQLGATVQVCRQLMAKLEKSKAGEAQAGDQAATQPPETPDRCRNSQQLEKENQQLKQRVAYVQGLNSQWQKYDSSREDYIRGLCQRLKSMTGTPLVPSLASASAALLRQEICRLNGLLEDKLSECTRLRGEAQKAGKKDRERIQTLEQQVLIYTEDFKSERADRERAQGRIQDLKEQICHLKQQLHKQGASRETRQAPVCHVHIGHRTSSTSRRHHRDAGDRAGARVNMQRQSAPSDAVPSALRHDDAPSDLQCPRCLATFSEDDAARYLNHCEECATL
- the tnip2 gene encoding TNFAIP3-interacting protein 2 isoform X1, with product MDPADADKKRSYSTLNTLYHESRQEMELLAKQLAIKDNIIAELKLRLAGHERICMAVGDKPTLVVGPSKSLLESLCKEIYKMKQKSVETDLKMVRQEEEIQRLSEQLRQKDEELENVKCGAKSCKELNGELEKELELQRLRSTEATRAVLCTSLAEEADQLRGQLGATVQVCRQLMAKLEKSKAGEAQAGDQAATQPPETPDRCRNSQQLEKENQQLKQRVAYVQGLNSQWQKYDSSREDYIRGLCQRLKSMTGTPLVPSLASASAALLRQEICRLNGLLEDKLSECTRLRGEAQKAGKKDRERIQTLEQQVLIYTEDFKSERADRERAQGRIQDLKEQICHLKQQLHKQQGASRETRQAPVCHVHIGHRTSSTSRRHHRDAGDRAGARVNMQRQSAPSDAVPSALRHDDAPSDLQCPRCLATFSEDDAARYLNHCEECATL